Within the bacterium genome, the region GCTCTCGACATAGTTTATTACGGCGCTTACGACGCGATCATTAAAATCGCCAGCATTTGCCACACAAACAACAGCAATAGCTGCATATTGCCACGTATCTTCCCCACCCACTTCGGCAACAGCAACGTTAAACTTGTTCCTCAAGTTTGCCAACAAGCTTTTAATA harbors:
- a CDS encoding DUF503 domain-containing protein produces the protein MSIHISLVTFDITVPESQSLKDKRNVIKSLLANLRNKFNVAVAEVGGEDTWQYAAIAVVCVANAGDFNDRVVSAVINYVESDPRYIVNNVEIEQR